In Zygosaccharomyces rouxii strain CBS732 chromosome A complete sequence, the genomic window CTCAACATaccttcattttcaatgacCAGTGACCTGTTTATTATGAAAATATGATATGACTCAACTGTCTAAACAAAAACTATAAAAGCTTGTGGTTCTTTATATTGACCGATTGGTGAATTAATTGTAGTCAATTGCGATTAGACATGATTAGGGTCCACGTTGCTCCCTGTAAACGCGAATAAGGCCTttgttaaaaaaaaaaagacgCGTCCGGGTGACATAAACGAAAATAtttattgttatcattattattattattattattatcatcattattagtGTAAATATTATAATAGTACAATCTTTGAATAAAAGGTAATGATGGGCTAGGAGTGACTACCTCCAAGTTAAAGTAGTATTAAGACATTGAAGAACCCatgataaaagaaaaaaagtataataatgaaatatATCAAAACAAAATTGGTTTAATTGTAGTAATGTCTCTCGTTCTCTTCTATTCAATAATTTTTTGCCATTTGGATATATTTATCCTTGTAGATCCATTCTGCTCCAATTAGATGAGCACCCCTTTTCTCTGCAATTCTAAACCATGCAGCTGCTCTTGCCAAATCCTTCCGCCTTACGCTAGATTTCTTTGACCAAATGGTACCACTCAAACACATGGCATCTAAATGACCCATTGATGCCACTTTttctaaaaattttaaacctTTAATTTCGTCCTCATGATCCATCCCATAACCTTTTAGATAAGAGATAGCACATTCGTAAATGGCAGGTGCTGATGGCTCAGGAGCAATTTCTGGAATAGATTGATTACGTTCTAATTCAAACGGATTTATTTCAACTTCAAATACATCGTGTAATTCAGATTTTAAGCCTGTAGCTGTAAACAAGTAGTGGAAAGATTCTTCTTGGTCTGGAATCACACCATATCCATGTCTCAAAGCCATACCATAAAGGAAACATGCTTCTGCGTTTCCGTCATTACAAGCATCATGAAGTTTTCTTGCAGATTCACCTAAATTGGCAATGTTAGTTCTCTTACTATGAAGCGAAGGTGATGAATGAATTGCCGATCCTGCAGCATCATGAATTCgatcttcattattattattgttagtgctattgttattgttattatcaCTAGTTAAGGGGGTGTCAAAACGAGATACTCGACCGGCGTTATGTCTACTGTCCAATGATaattttctatttcttaAACCTGGTGTGAATGGCTGTGTGTTAGCATTGGTAATCGTTGGGATTGAACTTGATTTATTAATAGCATGATGATCTGATAAAGATCTGTAATGTTGGGTATCTCTAGTCTGCATCCGTGAACCTTGTTTTGCTGAGGAGGATGATGAGGACAGTGATGATGGTATGTCTTCAAGTGGTTCTGTAGTATTAGTTGGGAAAGCAAATTTACGAAACAACGGAGATTTGTTTGCATTATTAAGAAAGGGTGTACCCTTTGGTGGAGAATTAGCAGCCGATGTACCAACACTTGTGGTAGCGGAAGTATTTGCTGAATTCATTGCCGACATCTCAGCTAAATCATCTGTACTTCTTTTAGAATTCAAAGAGTCTTTTCTTCCTGAAGCCTTTTGTGATCtaaacaaattctttaagTGGAATGaagttttcttcttactaTGACTACGTCCATTTCCATCCTTCGTTGGGGTATTCTTAGTTGGAGTGTCCCTCGTTAGAGTAGCTTTCGTTGGAGTTTCTTTATTGGAGTTTTGTAGACTATCACCGCCATCTGATTTATAACTGGTCGCAGTATTAAAAATGTGTAACGGACTTGCGGTAGTAGAATCTTTACCACTACTAACTTTTGTT contains:
- the DSF2 gene encoding Dsf2p (weakly similar to uniprot|P38213 Saccharomyces cerevisiae YBR007C DSF2) gives rise to the protein MDTDPLEILSLYQYESGRHSSVVSFQSVQTAERLLDKLELSAEDERLLQLALKEEREKNEAEEKERNRVLQREKDEEADAERQREREKEREQSPLLCLPASGFPSLKNRSFVTPRRVLTVSVADPLGQGDKGLCTGAEQHLPTKSRYSYFVEEVDSEDEDNDTHDNQPSPRPKKPSLGTNPRKKTVRAEIYGAFNVGVAPIQRSNTTATETAPVSRSTSRKTVNFEKYRMDTSKLLSKSPSSKKAKLYENNSNNSSSTEFGQNSLLFRSQQSLSDESEGSIDGSSVKRNNSSATTKVSSGKDSTTASPLHIFNTATSYKSDGGDSLQNSNKETPTKATLTRDTPTKNTPTKDGNGRSHSKKKTSFHLKNLFRSQKASGRKDSLNSKRSTDDLAEMSAMNSANTSATTSVGTSAANSPPKGTPFLNNANKSPLFRKFAFPTNTTEPLEDIPSSLSSSSSSAKQGSRMQTRDTQHYRSLSDHHAINKSSSIPTITNANTQPFTPGLRNRKLSLDSRHNAGRVSRFDTPLTSDNNNNNSTNNNNNEDRIHDAAGSAIHSSPSLHSKRTNIANLGESARKLHDACNDGNAEACFLYGMALRHGYGVIPDQEESFHYLFTATGLKSELHDVFEVEINPFELERNQSIPEIAPEPSAPAIYECAISYLKGYGMDHEDEIKGLKFLEKVASMGHLDAMCLSGTIWSKKSSVRRKDLARAAAWFRIAEKRGAHLIGAEWIYKDKYIQMAKNY